From Betta splendens chromosome 3, fBetSpl5.4, whole genome shotgun sequence, the proteins below share one genomic window:
- the zdhhc7 gene encoding palmitoyltransferase ZDHHC7 — protein MQSSNHRLRDMEQHHPLLSAGADVEAGSLAAGVMGGGPHAGHTAGNRTLWFIQDGCGMVCATMTWFLVLYAEFVVNFVMLLPAKNFWYSLLNGAAFNSLAVLALASHLRTMLTDPGAVPKGNATKEYMESLQLKPGEVIYKCPKCCSIKPERAHHCSICKRCIRKMDHHCPWVNNCVGEKNQRFFVLFTMYIALISAHALGLSGMHFFTCVKVQWNECSDFSPGVSVLLLIFLCLEAILFLTFTAVMFGTQIHSICNDETEIERLKNEKPTWERRVRWDGMKAVFGGPPSLLWCNPFNGLRLRRLMLLSHGRRGGSEFSV, from the exons ATGCAGTCTTCAAACCATCGACTGCGAGACATGGAGCAGCACCACCCCCTGCTGTCGGCGGGTGCAGATGTGGAGGCAGGGAGCCTGGCAGCCGGAGTGATGGGCGGTGGTCCCCACGCCGGCCACACTGCTGGGAACCGCACGCTGTGGTTCATTCAGGACGGCTGCGGCATGGTGTGCGCCACCATGACCTGGTTTTTGGTGCTGTACGCCGAGTTTGTGGTCAACTTCGTCATGTTGCTCCCGGCCAAGAACTTTTGGTACTCGCTGCTGAACGGGGCCGCCTTCAACTCCCTGGCCGTGCTCGCGTTGGCCTCGCATCTGCGCACCATGTTGACTGACCCG GGTGCGGTTCCTAAGGGCAACGCAACCAAGGAGTATATGGAGAGcctgcagctgaagcctggCGAGGTCATCTACAAGTGCCCAAAGTGCTGCAGCATCAAGCCTGAGAGGGCGCATCACTGCAG TATTTGTAAGAGATGCATTCGGAAGATGGACCATCACTGTCCATGGGTCAACAACTGCGTGGGGGAAAAGAATCAGAGATTCTTCGTCCTTTTCACT ATGTACATTGCCTTGATTTCTGCACACGCCCTGGGCCTCAGCGGCATGCACTTCTTCACCTGTGTTAAAGTCCAGTGGAACG AGTGCAGTGACTTCTCTCCAGgagtgtctgtgctgctcctgaTCTTCCTCTGCCTTGAagccatcctcttcctcactttCACAGCTGTGATGTTTGGTACTCAGATCCACTCCATCTGCAACGATGAGACG GAGATTGAACGCCTTAAGAACGAGAAGCCCACATGGGAGCGTCGCGTGAGATGGGACGGGATGAAAGCTGTTTTCGGGGGGCCGCCCTCTCTGCTGTGGTGCAACCCGTTCAACGGCCTGCGTCTGCGGCGCCTCATGCTGCTGAGCCACGGTCGCCGCGGCGGCTCAGAGTTCTCTGTCTGA
- the si:ch73-167i17.6 gene encoding regulator of G-protein signaling 9-binding protein, protein MGKEECKTMLDALNRVTACYRHLVIALGSTSDSQNLREELKRTRKKAQELAVANRTKLTSLLKDKSISKEDRAEYERLWVLFSSTMELLEVDMKRSLEIGQAFPLKVPTRHLIQTGMAGSTTSVAARAMSVQNMKYDADSNIDTADLRDLQSEITQVSHMMEEMEMKVQVAPWAVEAKQEAGAELKSNMSVGNSSVGVISICEEEPKEEESGGSREAGYGSVCAVVVFVVVLAVALVLGYLVVNMS, encoded by the coding sequence ATGGGGAAGGAGGAGTGTAAGACAATGCTGGACGCTCTGAACAGAGTCACCGCCTGCTACAGGCATTTGGTCATCGCCCTGGGGAGCACGTCGGACTCGCAGAACCTGcgagaggagctgaagaggacGCGCAAAAAGGCCCAGGAGCTGGCGGTGGCCAACAGGACTAAACTGACGTCTCTGCTCAAAGACAAGTCCATCAGCAAAGAGGACCGCGCCGAGTACGAGCGCCTGTGGGTGCTCTTCTCCAGCACCATGGAGCTCCTGGAGGTGGACATGAAGCGCTCTCTGGAGATCGGGCAGGCGTTCCCCCTCAAGGTGCCCACGCGCCACCTCATCCAGACGGGGATGGCGGGCAGCACCACCAGCGTGGCGGCGCGGGCCATGAGCGTGCAGAACATGAAGTACGACGCCGACAGCAACATCGACACGGCGGACCTGCGCGACCTGCAGTCCGAGATCACCCAGGTGAGCCAcatgatggaggagatggagatgaaggtgcAGGTGGCGCCGTGGGCCGTGGAGGCGAAGCAGGAGGCGGGCGCCGAGCTCAAGTCCAACATGAGCGTGGGGAACTCCTCCGTGGGCGTCATCTCCATCTGCGAGGAGGAgcccaaggaggaggagagcggcggcagcagggaGGCGGGCTACGGCTCCGTCTGCGCCGTGGTCGTCTTCGTCGTGGTCCTGGCTGTGGCGCTGGTTCTGGGATACCTGGTCGTCAACATGTCCTGA
- the nudt19 gene encoding nucleoside diphosphate-linked moiety X motif 19, with translation MNAALKHWKEAATLIVTAGRRVRAPQAAGPAPHLARRSGCDYDVLLLKRSGKSGFMPNAYVFPGGLVDPSDFSDEWLDIFESFRNAPNFGLRSVKQPLETRPPIFATDRHTLGSSVPGDVAFRICALRETFEECGVLLIVPKLGGAEEARCAGDRVPRYKANQLCSDELGRWRTLVNQDPSNFIRMCRELEVLPNIWALHEWSNWLTPEGRYGAKRFDTAFYMCCLQDVPHTLQDQKEIVRFEWSTPSEILQSYQKQEFWIAPPQFYELSRLRRFPLLSDLHSFARRRAAEGCERWLPVGFLQDGHYISLLPGDKLYPSDSSGELKGDLRADTQEGDDLHRIIISDAYVGTIKITITPKYDHVLPVLDPASSETSKSHL, from the exons ATGAATGCGGCCCTGAAGCACTGGAAGGAGGCGGCGACGCTCATTGTGACCGCGGGCCGCCGCGTCAGGGCGCCGCAGGCCGCCGGCCCCGCGCCGCACCTGGCGCGCCGGTCGGGCTGCGACTACGACGTCTTGCTGCTCAAGCGCAGCGGTAAGAGTGGCTTCATGCCCAACGCGTACGTGTTTCCCGGCGGCCTGGTGGACCCGTCGGACTTCTCCGACGAGTGGCTGGACATTTTTGAGTCGTTCAGAAACGCTCCGAACTTCGGTTTACGGAGCGTCAAGCAGCCGCTGGAGACGAGACCCCCGATCTTCGCCACAGACCGACACACGCTGGGCTCCTCCGTCCCGGGCGACGTCGCCTTCAGGATCTGCGCCCTGAGGGAGACGTTTGAGGAGTGCGGCGTTTTGCTGATTGTGCCCAAACTAGGGGGCGCAGAGGAGGCCAGATGTGCTGGCGATCGGGTGCCTCGCTACAAAGCGAACCAGCTGTGCAGCGATGAGCTGGGCCGCTGGAGGACTCTGGTGAACCAGGACCCGTCCAACTTCATCCGGATGTGCAGGGAGTTGGAGGTGCTGCCCAACATCTGGGCTCTGCACGAGTGGAGCAACTGGCTGACTCCCGAAGGCCGCTACGGTGCGAAGAGGTTTGACACGGCCTTCTACATGTGCTGCCTGCAGGACGTCCCTCACACCCTGCAGGACCAGAAGGAGATCGTTCGCTTTGAG tggTCCACGCCCTCAGAGATCCTGCAGAGCTACCAGAAGCAGGAGTTCTGGATCGCCCCCCCGCAGTTCTACGAGCTGAGCCGCCTGCGCCGCTTCCCGTTGCTGAGCGACCTCCACAGCTTCGCCAGGCGCCGCGCTGCAGAGGGCTGTGAGCGGTGGCTGCCGGTCGGCTTCCTACAGGATGGACACTACATATCGCTTCTGCCAG GTGACAAACTGTACCCGTCTGACTCGTCAGGCGAACTCAAGGGGGATCTCAGGGCAGACACTCAGGAGGGGGATGATCTGCACCGTATAATCATCTCGGACGCATACGTTGGGACCATAAAAATCACTATCACACCCAAGTACGACCACGTGCTGCCAGTTCTTGATCCAGCCTCATCAGAAACCTCTAAAAGTCATCTTTGA
- the LOC114852699 gene encoding b(0,+)-type amino acid transporter 1-like — translation MDQDGFNEAKKTLKGVVSQTEDEKPAKATVLQKEIGLVSGICLIVGTMIGSGIFISPKSVLLYSGAVGPCLLIWAAGGVLSTLGALCYAELGTMITKSGGAHSYLMEAYGPVPAYIFSWTVVVVLSPSSLAIITLSFAKYASTPFYPDCTPPVVVTKCLAAAAILVIVSINCLSVRLASYVQNFFTAAKLLIIFVIVAAGVVLLAQGHTKNLANAFDGPPLSFGAIGLAFYNGLWAYDGWTQLNFITEELKSPHRNLPLAILIGIPLVGVCYVLVNVAYFTVMTPNELLLSEAVAVTFGDRVLHPVSWIVPLFVVFSTFGAANGTCFGAGRLAYVSGREGHMVKVLSYISLRRFTPAPAVMFNGLLALCYVMPADINTLINYFSFAQWAFHGMTLLGLIVMRFTKKELHRPLKVPIVVPALMVLVSCYLVLAPIIDKPELEYLYCVLFIFGGLLLYYPFVHLKVEWAQKIMGPITMHLQLLLEVVPAEKTE, via the exons ATGGACCAGGACGGGTTTAATGAGGCAAAGAAGACATTGAAAGGTGTCGTCTCTCAGACCGAAGATGAGAAGCCGGCCAAGGCCACGGTGCTTCAAAAAGAA ATAGGCCTGGTGAGCGGCATCTGTCTGATCGTGGGGACCATGATCGGCTCCGGCATCTTCATTTCTCCCAAGTCTGTCCTGCTGTACTCCGGAGCCGTGGGACCCTGCCTCCTGATCTGGGCAGCCGGTGGAGTGTTGTCCACTCTGG GGGCCCTGTGCTACGCTGAGCTCGGCACCATGATCACTAAGTCTGGGGGAGCGCACTCATATCTAATGGAGGCCTATGGCCCCGTCCCAGCCTACATTTTCTCCTGGACCGTTGTAGTGGTGTTGTCGCCGTCCTCCTTAGCCATCATCACCCTGAGCTTTGCTAAATACGCCTCCACGCCTTTCTACCCTGACTGCACTCCTCCAGTGGTTGTTACTAAGTGTCTGGCAGCTGCAGCTATAC TGGTGATTGTGAGCATCAACTGTTTGAGCGTCAGGCTGGCGAGCTACGTGCAGAACTTCTTCACCGCAGCCAAACTGCTCATCATCTTCGTCATTGTCGCAGCAGGCGTCGTCCTGCTGGCACAGG GACACACAAAAAATTTGGCCAATGCGTTCGATGGCCCACCGCTGTCCTTTGGAGCAATCGGACTCGCCTTCTATAACGGGCTTTGGGCTTATGATGGATG GACTCAGCTGAATTTCATTACAGAGGAGCTGAAAAGCCCACACAG GAACCTTCCCCTGGCCATCCTCATCGGGATCCCTTTGGTCGGTGTGTGCTACGTGCTGGTCAATGTGGCCTACTTCACTGTCATGACCCCCAAcgaactgctgctgtctgaagCTGTGGCCGTG ACCTTCGGGGACAGAGTCCTCCACCCAGTGTCGTGGATCGTTCCGCTCTTTGTCGTCTTCTCCACGTTTGGTGCCGCCAACGGAACCTGCTTCGGTGCTGGCAG ATTGGCCTATGTATCTGGCAGAGAGGGTCACATGGTGAAGGTCTTATCCTACATCAGCCTGAGGCGCTTCACCCCGGCCCCTGCTGTAATGTTCAAT GGCCTCTTGGCTCTTTGCTACGTGATGCCAGCCGACATAAACACCCTCATTAACTACTTCAGCTTTGCTCAGTGGGCGTTTCATGGAATGACACTGCTGGGTCTCATAGTCATGCGTTTCACAAAGAAGGAGCTGCACAGACCACTGAAG GTGCCGATTGTCGTCCCGGCCCTGATGGTCCTGGTGTCTTGCTACTTGGTCCTGGCTCCCATCATTGATAAGCCAGAGCTGGAGTATCTCTACTGTGTTCTCTTCATTTTTGGTGGACTTCTCCTTTACTACCCTTTTGTCCACCTGAAAGTTGAATGGGCCCAAAAAATCATGG GACCTATCACCATgcatctccagctgctgttggaAGTAGTTCCTGCTGAGAAGACTGAATGA
- the LOC114852698 gene encoding b(0,+)-type amino acid transporter 1-like: MDDDSLKKRKESQNGSSGHSVVSQTKQEKPAKATVLQKDVGLVSGICLIVGTMIGSGIFISPKSVLLYSGAVGPCLLIWAACGVLSTLGALCYAELGTMITKSGGDYAYLMEAYGPVPAYLFSWTTVMVLKPSSFAIITLSFAKYASTPFYPDCTPPVVVTKCLAAAAILVIVSINCLSVRLASYVQNFFTAAKLLIIVIIVVAGIVLLAQGNTENLSNAFEDSSQSFGAIGLAFYNGLWAYDGWNQLNFITEELKNPYRNLPLAILIGIPLVGVCYVLVNVAYFTVMTPNELLLSEAVAVTFGDRVLHPVSWIVPLFVVFSTFGAANGSCFTAGRLAYVSGREGHMVKVLSYISLKRYTPAPALIFNGLLALCYVMPADINTLINYFSFAQWVIYGLTALGLIVMRFTKKELHRPVKVPIVIPALMVLVSCYLVLAPIIDKPELEYLYCALFIFGGLLLYYPFVHLKVEWARKIMRPITMHLQLLMEVVPAEKTE, from the exons ATGGATGACGACAgcctgaagaagaggaaggagtcCCAGAACGGCTCCTCAGGCCACAGTGTCGTCTCTCAGACCAAACAGGAGAAGCCTGCGAAGGCTACTGTGCTTCAGAAAgat GTGGGCCTGGTGAGCGGCATCTGTCTGATCGTGGGGACCATGATCGGCTCCGGCATCTTCATTTCTCCCAAGTCTGTCCTGCTGTACTCTGGAGCCGTGGGACCCTGCCTCCTGATCTGGGCAGCCTGTGGAGTGTTGTCCACTCTGG GGGCCCTGTGCTACGCTGAGCTCGGCACCATGATCACCAAGTCTGGGGGAGACTACGCGTATCTAATGGAGGCCTATGGTCCCGTCCCAGCCTACCTTTTCTCCTGGACCACTGTGATGGTGTTGAAGCCGTCCTCCTTCGCCATCATCACCCTGAGCTTCGCCAAATACGCCTCCACGCCTTTCTACCCTGACTGCACTCCTCCAGTGGTTGTTACTAAGTGTCTGGCAGCTGCAGCTATAC TGGTGATTGTCAGCATCAACTGTCTGAGCGTCAGACTAGCGAGCTACGTGCAGAACTTCTTCACCGCAGCCAAACTTTTAATCATCGTTATCATTGTTGTCGCCGGCATCGTTCTGCTGGCACAAG GAAACACTGAGAATTTGTCCAATGCATTTGAGGACTCTTCACAGTCCTTTGGAGCAATTGGACTCGCATTCTACAACGGGCTTTGGGCTTATGATGGATG GAATCAGCTAAATTTCATTACAGAGGAGCTGAAAAACCCATACAG GAACCTTCCCCTGGCCATCCTCATCGGGATCCCTTTGGTCGGTGTGTGCTACGTGCTGGTCAATGTGGCCTACTTCACTGTCATGACCCCCAAcgaactgctgctgtctgaagCTGTAGCCGTG ACCTTCGGGGACAGAGTCCTCCACCCAGTGTCGTGGATCGTTCCGCTCTTTGTCGTCTTCTCCACGTTTGGTGCCGCCAACGGTAGCTGCTTCACTGCTGGCAG ATTGGCCTATGTGTCTGGTAGAGAAGGTCACATGGTAAAAGTCTTATCCTACATCAGTCTGAAGCGCTACACCCCAGCCCCTGCTCTCATTTTCAAT GGCCTCTTGGCTCTTTGCTACGTGATGCCAGCCGATATAAACACCCTCATTAACTATTTCAGCTTTGCTCAGTGGGTGATTTATGGGCTGACAGCATTGGGTCTCATAGTCATGCGTTTCACAAAGAAGGAGCTGCACAGACCAGTGAAG GTGCCGATTGTCATCCCGGCCCTGATGGTCCTGGTGTCTTGCTACTTGGTCCTGGCTCCCATCATTGATAAGCCAGAGCTGGAGTATCTCTACTGTGCTCTCTTCATTTTTGGTGGACTTCTCCTTTACTACCCTTTTGTCCACCTGAAAGTCGAATGGGCTCGAAAAATCATGA GACCTATCACCATgcatctccagctgctgatggaAGTAGTTCCCGCTGAGAagactgaatga